One Dioscorea cayenensis subsp. rotundata cultivar TDr96_F1 chromosome 17, TDr96_F1_v2_PseudoChromosome.rev07_lg8_w22 25.fasta, whole genome shotgun sequence DNA window includes the following coding sequences:
- the LOC120280923 gene encoding protein FAR-RED ELONGATED HYPOCOTYL 3-like: MSFEFVGYLCSHVLKVLDIWNLKVVPSQYMLNRWTKHALDGCVVDYKGRIVKEDPRQVVSNRSKDLSRSAVTVASRAAQSEDASIFFARKMVELSLEVENFFTKADKNVDDGYFNSMAMNSSQSVDINDAFTSEQNEISKVEEKKVSLKKGKKTRKNQVAIARSASPTIPLSRDNIPIIASVSTLGVSSSCVTSQLIKPVAQHIQISNMEVVIPTSSNSASKGILIEDEMDLTED, translated from the exons ATGTCTTTTGAGTTTGTTGGATATTTGTGCAGTCATGTTCTAAAAGTTCTTGATATTTGGAATTTAAAGGTAGTTCCTTCTCAATATATGTTAAATAGATGGACAAAACATGCTCTTGATGGGTGTGTGGTGGACTATAAAGGGAGAATTGTGAAAGAAGATCCTAGACAGGTTGTTTCAAACCGATCCAAGGATTTAAGTCGCAGCGCAGTTACAGTGGCAAGTAGAGCAGCTCAATCTGAGGATGCATCTATCTTTTTTGCAAGAAAGATGGTTGAGTTAAGCCTTGAAGTGGAAAATTTTTTCACTAAAGCTGATAAAAATGTAGATGATGGATATTTCAACTCTATGGCTATGAATTCTTCTCAAAGTGTTGACATTAATGATGCTTTTACAAGTGAGCAAAATGAGATCTCAAAGGTCGAAGAAAAAAAAGTTTCcttgaaaaagggaaaaaaaacaagaaaaaaccaAGTAGCTATAGCAAGGAGTGCTTCACCAACTATTCCATTATCTAGAGATAACATTCCAATTATTGCTTCAGTGAGCACCTTGGgg GTGTCATCTTCATGTGTGACCTCTCAGTTGATAAAACCAGTTGCCCAACATATCCAAATATCCAATATGGAAGTTGTCATACCTACATCAAGCAATTCTGCTTCAAAGGGAATACTTATCGAAGATGAGATGGATTTAACTGAAGATTAG